A region from the Streptomyces tsukubensis genome encodes:
- a CDS encoding non-ribosomal peptide synthetase — protein MIPLSFAQRRLWFVDRFEGPSATYNGAFALRLTGELSVSALESALRDLLDRHEILRTVIVEDDDGVPHQQVLPAGRAGFALPVVAATTEQERTAAVGDLATRTFDLAADIPLRATLVRSGPRDHTLVLVLHHIAVDGESFGPLFRDLHTAYTARTGGGAPAWEPLPVQYADYTLWQRDVLGEESDPESLAARQLEYWRRTLAGLPQPLALPTDRPRPKTTGHHGDTVPFTLGAGLLHQVGELAARADTTVSMVMHSALGVLLHHLGSGDDIPIGAPIAGRTDDELRDLVGFFVNTWVLRVDLSGTPTFHQLLQRVRERALAAYDHQDMPFERLVELLNPERSTAYHPFFQVMLAWQEAVPETEFPGLDVRVDKLDTGTAKFDLFFNLIPTGSGGADCRLEYATDLFDRSTAEDLARRFVRVLDRLTADPGRPVGRIDVLDTPERDRLLTRFNDTATTVPALTVPRLFEDQAARTPDAPAVVCDDRTLTYRELDERADRLARELVRRGAGPEDLVALALPRTENLAVGLLGILKSGAAYLPMDPQHHSGRSHQVLAEAAPRFAVTDTRTGRDLPQHGISTVNLDLPYGPDTPDGTGRTAPPDPDNLAYVMYTSGSTGTPKGAAITHRSVVNGIRQLVRTLDPPPGWRILAGTSVNFDVSVFELLSALSTGGTVDLVPDALVLGERDRWDGQVISAVPSVLGELVEHLPKTHGVTTVVFAGDILPTRLVRQVREALPGVRIVNSYGQSESFYATASCLPPAPEPAEGDIAPIGTPLGNMRAYVLGPSLTPVPQGVIGELYVAGTCLGRGYHARPGMTAERYIANPFEPAGERMYRTGDLARWNTHGELECLGRSDGQVKVRGFRIDPAEVQAVCELYPGIREAVVISRKAPLGGGHRLVAYVVHEGDGAVPDDGAGGVGDVNTMAGASAAELRRFVAGRLPDYMVPAAFVTVGRMPLGPTGKLDRSALPEPEFTGEAYRKPRTDTEAVIVAAYIDVLGVERVGIDDDFFAVGGDSLRSIQVVARARARGLKLTTREIFECRTAARLAEAADARPDLTPALAEDADGGIGPMPLQPVARHIFRHGGRIDRFAMAMALELPRDIDRAGLTATLDAVLDRHDLLRARLVPGAPGDDPHLDIRPPGTVRAADHLHRIPCDGRWDETAQDTALDNARTELDEAAGRLDPHAGTMAQFVWYAADSGTGRLLVVLHHLVVDGVSWRILMSDLAEAWQQIRTGTTPALPPTGTSARRWAQALQADALTPQREAELPYWRSLLTTPNPPLGSRLPDPAVDTMSTVDTVRIQLPADTTDALLTTLPAAYRSTPTDVLLAALALAVNQWQGTDRPLLVRLEGHGREEDLAPGADLSRTVGWFTSMHPARIDVRTTGPACPATGAPTAATAIKQVKEQLRGIPGKGIGYGLLRHLNPRTATELAPHPEPQIGFNYLGRISGTDVPEHLRAQGWGPAPWSAELIPALDPDLPALSALEVNSVATDTPDGTRLTTAFMFPTGILTRPQVTELARIWTETLHTMAAHAAHPRAGGLTPSDAPLTTVRQDEIEAWETRYGPLTEIWPQAPGQSGIQFQAAIAEDSYDVYHMQLVLHLSGTIDPDRMRAAGQALLERYPNLRAAFHHAAGGDPVQIVPEHVTLPWRHTDVTGRDETAQDTALDTFLGEDRAARLDPTRPPLFRLGLLTCGPDRAKLIITAHHTVFDGWSSPLVIRDLIRLYAGTGDLPPVRSYGDYLTWLSTHDQQASAARWTAELTGFDQPTLVAPDTTARQGASAIGKVEVPLSIDKGRELARRAAELGITLNTLLQGAWAILLSKLTGRRDVVFGAAVNGRPADLPGSDDMVGLFINTLPIRVFWQPGDTLADIVTRLQDRQTALLDHHHYGLADIQRASGLPALFDTFIGFENYPMDREGIADAHTSAGLTIDAIRPIAGAHYALALAAADPYLRLSLDYRKDLYTLHEAEAVGARLVRILDRILADPHAPAATIDVLSPAERDHLLHTVNDTAHPLPDSTLPDAFEAQAERTPHRTAVIGEDETLTYREFNRRANRLAHWLTEQGAGPDRPVAVRIPRSVDLMVAAFAVTKAGAAYLPVDPELPPDRVRHMLDTARPLLTLDQTLPDVSGRPDTNPRRTLLPDHTAYIIHTSGSTGGPKGVLVSHRSIMNRIEWGLDHFAVTADDRILFSTAPGFDASIPEMFAPLQTGAAVVLAHPDGRRDPAYLAGLIQREQVTGAVFVSSQLAAFTDEPAARHCTSLRWAEVGAEPFPAALANRFAELLPNCTVHNLYGPTEATVEVTTWQHTPGAAELPIGTPLRNTRVYVLDTALRPVPPGIPGELYIAGTPLARGYLRQPALTAHRFTACPYGEPGTRMYRTGDLARWDGHGRLEYLDRTDFQVKIRGRRIELGEIETALTAQPGIGTAVAVVREDRAGDQRLLAYVVPQPGTGPADPAGLTALLQEQLPPYMVPSAIVPLDRLPTTLTGKLDRAALPAPDYAEATAGRGPRNDREKALCRLFAELLGVDSVGIDTGFFDLGGHSLLATRLTGRIRSELGLDVKVTTVFTHPTVAQLADRIGEQAAPARPRLRRMTVEENLR, from the coding sequence ATGATCCCGTTGTCGTTCGCGCAGCGCCGGCTGTGGTTCGTGGACCGGTTCGAAGGCCCCTCCGCCACCTACAACGGCGCCTTCGCCCTGCGGCTGACCGGTGAGCTGAGCGTGAGTGCGCTGGAGTCCGCGCTCCGCGATCTCCTGGACAGGCACGAGATCCTGCGCACGGTGATCGTCGAGGACGACGACGGCGTTCCCCACCAGCAGGTCCTGCCCGCCGGCCGGGCAGGGTTCGCCCTGCCGGTCGTCGCGGCCACGACGGAGCAGGAGCGGACGGCGGCGGTCGGCGACCTCGCCACCCGCACCTTCGACCTCGCCGCCGACATCCCCCTCCGCGCCACGCTGGTGCGATCCGGCCCCCGGGACCACACCCTGGTGCTGGTGCTGCACCACATCGCCGTGGACGGGGAGTCCTTCGGCCCGCTCTTCCGCGACCTCCACACCGCCTACACCGCCCGGACCGGCGGGGGAGCCCCGGCATGGGAGCCGCTGCCCGTGCAGTACGCGGACTACACCCTGTGGCAGCGCGACGTCCTGGGCGAGGAGTCCGACCCCGAAAGCCTCGCGGCCCGGCAGCTGGAGTACTGGCGCCGGACCCTGGCCGGCCTGCCGCAGCCGCTGGCCCTGCCCACCGACCGCCCCCGCCCCAAGACGACGGGCCACCACGGCGACACCGTCCCCTTCACCCTCGGCGCCGGCCTGCTGCACCAGGTCGGGGAGCTGGCCGCCCGCGCCGACACCACCGTCTCCATGGTCATGCACTCCGCCCTCGGAGTCCTCCTGCACCACCTCGGCAGCGGCGACGACATCCCCATCGGCGCACCGATCGCCGGCCGCACCGACGACGAACTGCGCGACCTCGTCGGATTCTTCGTCAACACCTGGGTACTCCGCGTCGACCTGTCCGGCACCCCGACCTTCCACCAGCTACTGCAGCGGGTACGGGAGCGGGCCCTCGCCGCCTACGACCACCAGGACATGCCCTTCGAACGGCTGGTGGAACTCCTCAACCCCGAACGGTCCACCGCCTACCACCCGTTCTTCCAGGTGATGCTCGCCTGGCAGGAGGCCGTACCGGAGACGGAGTTCCCCGGCCTCGATGTCCGGGTCGACAAACTCGACACCGGGACCGCCAAGTTCGACCTGTTCTTCAATCTGATCCCCACCGGCTCCGGCGGCGCGGACTGCCGCCTGGAGTACGCCACCGACCTGTTCGACCGCTCCACCGCCGAAGACCTCGCCCGCCGCTTCGTCCGGGTACTGGACCGGCTCACCGCCGACCCCGGCCGCCCGGTCGGCCGCATCGACGTCCTCGACACCCCCGAACGGGACCGGCTCCTCACCCGCTTCAACGACACCGCCACGACCGTCCCCGCCCTGACGGTCCCCCGGCTCTTCGAGGACCAGGCGGCCCGGACCCCCGACGCACCGGCCGTCGTCTGCGACGACCGCACCCTGACCTACCGGGAACTCGACGAACGCGCCGACCGGCTCGCCCGGGAACTCGTCCGCCGCGGCGCCGGACCGGAAGACCTGGTGGCCCTCGCACTGCCCCGCACCGAGAACCTCGCCGTCGGCCTCCTCGGCATCCTCAAATCCGGCGCCGCCTATCTGCCGATGGACCCGCAGCACCACAGCGGACGGTCCCACCAGGTACTCGCCGAAGCAGCCCCCCGGTTCGCGGTCACCGACACCCGCACCGGACGCGACCTGCCGCAGCACGGCATCTCGACCGTCAACCTCGACCTCCCGTACGGGCCCGACACCCCCGACGGCACCGGCCGGACCGCCCCGCCGGACCCCGACAACCTCGCCTACGTCATGTACACCTCCGGCTCCACGGGCACCCCCAAGGGCGCGGCCATCACCCACCGCAGCGTCGTCAACGGCATCCGGCAACTCGTCCGCACCCTGGACCCCCCGCCCGGCTGGCGGATCCTGGCCGGCACCTCCGTCAACTTCGACGTCTCCGTCTTCGAACTGCTCTCCGCCCTCTCCACCGGCGGCACCGTCGACCTGGTCCCCGACGCACTGGTCCTGGGCGAACGCGACCGCTGGGACGGCCAGGTCATCAGCGCGGTCCCCTCCGTCCTGGGCGAACTGGTCGAACACCTGCCGAAAACCCATGGCGTCACCACCGTCGTCTTCGCCGGCGACATCCTCCCCACCCGCCTGGTCCGCCAGGTCCGCGAAGCCCTGCCCGGCGTACGGATCGTCAACTCCTACGGACAGAGCGAAAGCTTCTACGCCACCGCCTCCTGCCTCCCGCCCGCCCCGGAACCCGCCGAGGGCGACATCGCCCCCATCGGCACCCCCCTGGGCAATATGCGCGCCTACGTCCTGGGCCCCTCACTCACCCCCGTACCGCAGGGCGTGATCGGCGAACTGTACGTCGCCGGCACCTGCCTGGGCCGCGGCTACCACGCCCGCCCCGGCATGACCGCGGAACGCTACATCGCCAACCCCTTCGAACCGGCGGGGGAGCGGATGTACCGTACGGGCGATCTGGCCCGCTGGAACACCCACGGCGAACTGGAATGCCTCGGCCGGAGCGACGGCCAGGTCAAGGTACGCGGCTTCCGCATCGACCCCGCCGAGGTCCAGGCCGTGTGCGAGCTCTACCCCGGCATCCGCGAAGCCGTCGTCATCAGCCGCAAGGCCCCCCTGGGCGGCGGACACCGGCTCGTCGCCTACGTCGTCCACGAAGGCGACGGAGCCGTCCCCGACGACGGAGCCGGCGGCGTCGGCGACGTCAACACCATGGCCGGAGCATCGGCCGCCGAACTGCGCAGATTCGTCGCCGGACGGCTGCCCGACTACATGGTCCCCGCAGCCTTCGTCACCGTCGGCCGCATGCCGCTGGGACCGACCGGCAAACTCGACCGCTCCGCCCTGCCGGAACCCGAATTCACCGGCGAGGCCTACCGCAAGCCCCGTACCGACACCGAAGCGGTCATCGTCGCCGCCTACATCGACGTCCTCGGGGTGGAACGCGTCGGCATCGACGACGACTTCTTCGCCGTCGGCGGCGACAGCCTGCGCTCCATCCAGGTCGTCGCCCGGGCCCGGGCCCGGGGACTGAAACTGACCACCCGGGAGATCTTCGAATGCCGCACCGCGGCCCGGCTGGCCGAGGCGGCCGACGCCCGCCCCGACCTCACCCCCGCCCTCGCCGAAGACGCCGACGGCGGCATCGGCCCCATGCCGCTCCAGCCGGTCGCCCGCCACATCTTCCGGCACGGCGGCCGCATCGACCGGTTCGCCATGGCCATGGCCCTGGAACTGCCCCGGGACATCGACCGGGCCGGGCTGACCGCCACCCTGGACGCCGTACTCGACCGGCACGACCTGCTGCGCGCCCGGCTGGTCCCCGGCGCCCCCGGCGACGACCCCCACCTGGACATCCGCCCGCCCGGCACCGTCCGGGCCGCCGACCACCTCCACCGCATCCCCTGCGACGGCCGCTGGGACGAGACCGCACAGGACACCGCCCTCGACAACGCCCGCACGGAACTCGACGAGGCCGCCGGACGCCTCGACCCGCACGCCGGGACCATGGCCCAGTTCGTCTGGTACGCCGCCGACTCCGGCACCGGCAGACTGCTCGTCGTCCTCCACCACCTGGTCGTCGACGGCGTCTCCTGGCGGATCCTCATGTCCGACCTCGCCGAGGCCTGGCAGCAGATCCGCACCGGCACCACCCCCGCACTGCCCCCCACCGGCACCTCCGCCCGCCGCTGGGCCCAGGCCCTGCAGGCCGACGCCCTCACCCCGCAGAGGGAAGCCGAACTGCCCTACTGGCGCTCCCTGCTCACCACCCCGAACCCCCCACTGGGCAGCCGCCTCCCCGACCCCGCCGTCGACACCATGTCCACCGTCGACACCGTACGGATCCAGCTCCCCGCCGACACCACCGACGCCCTGCTGACCACCCTGCCCGCGGCCTACCGCAGCACCCCCACCGACGTCCTGCTCGCCGCACTCGCCCTCGCCGTCAACCAGTGGCAGGGCACCGACCGTCCGCTCCTGGTCCGCCTCGAAGGGCACGGCCGCGAAGAGGACCTCGCCCCCGGCGCCGACCTCTCCCGCACCGTCGGCTGGTTCACCAGCATGCACCCCGCCCGCATCGACGTGCGCACCACCGGCCCCGCCTGCCCGGCCACCGGCGCCCCCACCGCCGCAACCGCGATCAAACAGGTCAAGGAACAGCTCCGCGGCATCCCCGGCAAGGGCATCGGCTACGGACTGCTGCGCCACCTCAACCCCCGCACGGCCACGGAACTCGCCCCCCACCCCGAACCGCAGATCGGATTCAACTACCTCGGCCGGATCTCCGGCACCGACGTCCCCGAACACCTGCGCGCACAGGGCTGGGGCCCCGCCCCCTGGTCCGCCGAGCTGATCCCCGCCCTCGACCCGGACCTGCCCGCACTGTCCGCACTGGAAGTCAACTCCGTCGCCACCGACACCCCCGACGGCACCCGGCTCACCACCGCCTTCATGTTCCCCACCGGAATCCTCACCCGCCCGCAGGTCACCGAGCTCGCCCGGATCTGGACCGAGACCCTGCACACCATGGCCGCACACGCCGCCCACCCCCGGGCCGGCGGACTCACCCCCTCCGACGCGCCGCTCACCACCGTCCGCCAGGACGAGATCGAAGCCTGGGAGACCCGCTACGGCCCCCTGACCGAGATCTGGCCCCAAGCCCCGGGACAGTCCGGCATCCAGTTCCAGGCGGCGATCGCCGAGGACTCCTACGACGTCTACCACATGCAACTCGTGCTCCACCTCTCCGGGACCATCGACCCCGACCGGATGCGGGCCGCCGGACAGGCCCTCCTGGAGCGCTACCCCAACCTGCGCGCCGCCTTCCACCACGCGGCCGGCGGCGACCCCGTCCAGATCGTCCCCGAGCACGTCACCCTGCCCTGGCGGCACACCGACGTGACCGGCCGGGACGAGACCGCACAGGACACCGCACTCGACACCTTCCTCGGCGAGGACCGGGCCGCCCGGCTCGACCCCACCCGCCCCCCGCTGTTCCGCCTGGGCCTGCTCACCTGCGGCCCCGACCGGGCCAAACTGATCATCACCGCCCACCACACCGTCTTCGACGGCTGGTCCTCACCCCTGGTCATCAGGGACCTGATCCGCCTCTACGCAGGCACCGGCGACCTCCCCCCGGTCCGCAGCTACGGCGACTACCTGACCTGGCTGTCCACCCACGACCAGCAGGCCTCCGCCGCCCGCTGGACCGCCGAGCTCACCGGCTTCGACCAGCCCACCCTCGTGGCCCCCGACACCACGGCCCGACAGGGCGCGTCCGCCATCGGAAAGGTCGAAGTACCCCTGTCCATCGACAAGGGACGCGAACTCGCCCGCCGCGCCGCCGAACTCGGCATCACCCTCAACACCCTCCTCCAGGGCGCCTGGGCCATCCTGCTGTCCAAGCTCACCGGACGGCGCGACGTGGTGTTCGGCGCCGCCGTCAACGGCCGCCCCGCCGACCTGCCCGGATCCGACGACATGGTCGGCCTCTTCATCAACACCCTCCCCATCAGGGTGTTCTGGCAGCCCGGCGACACCCTCGCCGATATCGTCACCCGCCTCCAGGACCGGCAGACCGCCCTCCTGGACCACCACCACTACGGCCTCGCCGACATCCAGCGCGCCAGCGGACTGCCCGCCCTCTTCGACACCTTCATCGGCTTCGAGAACTACCCCATGGACCGCGAGGGCATCGCCGACGCCCACACCTCCGCCGGGCTCACCATCGACGCCATCCGGCCCATCGCCGGCGCACACTACGCCCTCGCCCTCGCCGCAGCCGACCCCTATCTGCGGCTCTCCCTCGACTACCGGAAAGACCTCTACACCCTCCACGAGGCCGAAGCCGTCGGCGCCCGCCTCGTACGGATCCTGGACCGGATCCTCGCCGACCCCCACGCACCCGCCGCCACCATCGACGTCCTCTCCCCGGCCGAGCGCGACCACCTCCTGCACACCGTCAACGACACCGCCCACCCGCTGCCCGACAGCACCCTGCCCGACGCCTTCGAGGCCCAGGCCGAACGCACCCCCCACCGCACCGCCGTCATCGGCGAGGACGAAACCCTCACCTACCGCGAGTTCAACCGGCGCGCCAACCGGCTCGCCCACTGGCTCACCGAACAGGGCGCCGGACCCGACCGGCCCGTCGCCGTCCGCATCCCCCGCTCGGTCGACCTGATGGTCGCCGCCTTCGCCGTCACCAAAGCAGGCGCCGCCTATCTGCCCGTCGACCCCGAACTGCCCCCCGACCGGGTACGGCACATGCTCGACACCGCCCGCCCCCTGCTCACCCTCGACCAGACCCTGCCCGACGTCTCCGGCCGGCCCGACACCAACCCGCGGCGCACCCTGCTGCCCGACCACACCGCGTACATCATCCACACCTCGGGCTCCACCGGCGGCCCCAAAGGCGTCCTGGTCTCCCACCGCTCCATCATGAACCGCATCGAATGGGGCCTCGACCACTTCGCCGTCACCGCCGACGACCGCATCCTCTTCAGCACCGCACCCGGCTTCGACGCCTCGATACCGGAGATGTTCGCACCCCTGCAGACCGGGGCCGCCGTGGTCCTCGCCCACCCCGACGGCCGCCGCGACCCCGCCTACCTCGCCGGCCTCATCCAGCGCGAACAGGTCACCGGCGCCGTCTTCGTCTCCTCCCAGCTGGCCGCCTTCACCGACGAACCCGCCGCCCGCCACTGCACCAGCCTGCGCTGGGCCGAAGTCGGCGCCGAACCCTTCCCCGCCGCCCTCGCCAACCGGTTCGCCGAACTGCTGCCGAACTGCACCGTCCACAACCTCTACGGCCCCACCGAGGCCACCGTCGAAGTCACCACCTGGCAGCACACGCCCGGAGCAGCCGAACTCCCCATCGGCACACCCCTGCGCAACACCCGGGTCTACGTCCTGGACACGGCACTGCGCCCCGTCCCACCCGGCATCCCCGGCGAGCTCTACATCGCCGGCACCCCCCTGGCCAGGGGCTACCTCCGACAGCCCGCACTGACCGCCCACCGGTTCACCGCCTGCCCCTACGGCGAACCCGGCACCCGGATGTACCGCACCGGCGACCTGGCGCGCTGGGACGGCCACGGCCGCCTCGAATACCTCGACCGCACCGACTTCCAGGTCAAGATCCGCGGCCGCCGTATCGAGCTCGGCGAAATCGAGACCGCCCTGACCGCCCAACCCGGCATCGGCACCGCCGTCGCCGTCGTACGCGAAGACCGCGCCGGCGACCAGCGGCTCCTCGCCTACGTGGTACCCCAACCCGGCACCGGCCCGGCCGACCCCGCCGGCCTCACCGCCCTGCTCCAGGAACAACTGCCCCCCTACATGGTCCCCTCCGCGATCGTGCCGCTGGACCGGCTCCCCACCACCCTGACCGGAAAACTCGACCGGGCCGCCCTCCCCGCACCCGACTACGCCGAGGCCACCGCCGGACGCGGCCCGCGCAACGACAGGGAGAAAGCCCTGTGCCGGCTCTTCGCCGAACTCCTCGGCGTCGACTCCGTCGGCATCGACACCGGCTTCTTCGACCTCGGAGGACACTCCCTGCTGGCCACCCGCCTCACCGGCCGCATCCGCAGCGAACTCGGCCTCGACGTGAAAGTCACCACGGTCTTCACCCACCCCACGGTCGCCCAACTGGCCGACCGGATCGGCGAACAGGCCGCCCCCGCCCGGCCCCGGCTGCGCCGGATGACCGTTGAGGAGAACCTCCGATGA
- a CDS encoding NAD(P)/FAD-dependent oxidoreductase — protein MYDVIVIGARCAGSPAAMLFARQGYRVLLLEKATFPQDTLSSHYIHQPGVALLDRWGLLGELRSAGCRPIDRQSYEALGVRLEGFSLPVGGHRTTYAPRRFVLDPILARGAVAAGVDFRQSCTVTDLLHTGDRVTGVRYTTPGGTPATEHARLVVGADGMRSLVARRTGAPKVVERPRMTCTYYSYWEQVPAHFELYERPGRWIALAPTNDGLTLIMTYFPQSEFADVRTHVEDSYLEAVRTTAPELYERMSAGKRVEQMYGTGAQENYFRKAHGPGWVLLGDAVHHKDSITARGITDAFLQAQALTGHIGQDLHDDTALATALRRYEKDLDSTFYSFYQGALNVAELKPERHTEMVQKLVGHQDLIDRYFSTVSGAYSFDDFYNNELLTVLDQG, from the coding sequence ATGTATGATGTGATTGTCATCGGTGCCCGATGTGCGGGTTCGCCGGCGGCCATGCTGTTCGCCCGGCAGGGATACCGCGTCCTGCTGCTGGAAAAGGCAACCTTTCCGCAGGACACCCTGTCCTCGCACTATATTCACCAGCCGGGCGTGGCACTGCTCGACCGCTGGGGACTGCTCGGCGAACTCCGCAGCGCGGGCTGCCGGCCGATCGACCGCCAGAGCTACGAGGCGCTCGGCGTCCGCCTGGAGGGCTTCTCCCTGCCGGTCGGCGGCCACCGCACCACGTACGCACCCCGGCGGTTCGTCCTCGACCCGATCCTCGCCCGCGGCGCCGTGGCCGCCGGAGTGGACTTCCGCCAGTCCTGCACCGTCACCGATCTGCTCCACACCGGCGACCGGGTCACCGGAGTGCGGTACACCACCCCCGGCGGCACCCCGGCCACCGAACACGCCCGGCTGGTCGTCGGCGCCGACGGCATGCGGTCCCTGGTGGCCCGCCGGACCGGCGCCCCCAAGGTCGTCGAGCGCCCCCGGATGACCTGCACCTACTACAGCTACTGGGAGCAGGTCCCCGCCCACTTCGAGCTCTACGAACGGCCGGGACGGTGGATCGCCCTCGCCCCCACCAACGACGGCCTCACGCTGATCATGACCTACTTCCCGCAGAGCGAGTTCGCCGACGTCCGCACCCATGTCGAGGACTCCTACCTCGAAGCCGTCCGCACCACCGCCCCCGAACTGTACGAGCGGATGTCCGCGGGCAAACGCGTCGAGCAGATGTACGGCACCGGGGCCCAGGAGAACTACTTCCGCAAGGCCCACGGCCCCGGATGGGTCCTGCTCGGCGACGCCGTGCACCACAAGGACTCCATCACCGCCCGCGGTATCACCGACGCCTTCCTCCAGGCCCAGGCCCTCACCGGCCACATCGGCCAGGACCTCCACGACGACACCGCGCTCGCCACCGCGCTCCGCCGCTACGAGAAGGACCTGGACAGCACGTTCTACAGCTTCTACCAGGGCGCCCTCAACGTGGCCGAGCTCAAGCCCGAACGCCACACGGAAATGGTGCAGAAGCTCGTCGGCCACCAGGACCTGATCGACCGCTACTTCTCGACCGTGTCCGGCGCCTACTCCTTCGACGACTTCTACAACAACGAACTGCTGACCGTACTCGACCAGGGCTGA
- a CDS encoding acyl carrier protein, giving the protein MISDRVRAIWCRELQRDDISVDDDFFALGGQSVTMTKIQIAFLDELGVEVPMDQMYLHSTVASISAHIVESMNRVAR; this is encoded by the coding sequence ATGATTTCCGACAGGGTGCGCGCCATATGGTGCCGGGAACTCCAGCGCGACGATATATCGGTCGACGACGACTTCTTCGCCCTCGGCGGACAGTCCGTGACCATGACGAAGATTCAGATCGCATTCCTCGACGAGCTGGGCGTCGAGGTCCCCATGGACCAGATGTATCTCCACTCGACGGTCGCTTCGATTTCCGCCCATATCGTTGAATCCATGAACCGGGTTGCCCGATAG
- a CDS encoding amino acid adenylation domain-containing protein, translated as MILQGRRVALPPEPVVHRRFEEHAAATPDAVAVVHDGAQLTYAELDAEANRFAHFLLARGHGRGAKVGICLDYSADLLVAVLGTLKAGAAYVPLDPAYPAARLALLAGRVPGLALIVASPATAGPVAAAGAEILAPERLSDRLDGLPAARPDTTVTGDDICYAVFTSGSTGTPKLAAVRHEGWFNLMHWLTAEYGLHSGSGNLVVSAFGFDLSQRSLMTPLFCGATQYLMASRNFDAMLAYRMLADHDIRIVHCASSTLYLLVDWETARGGDALARLDYVLFGGEPLKTERITAWARREGTTCTLLHQYGVAECTDVATSYDLSGHRGGDRGIAPVGRPAYNTAIHLVDEDLNPVAAGEAGEICISGTGVGAGYLGATGPESGKFTTVLVDGAPRGLYRTGDRGRVTPAGDLVVLGRIDSQVKVRGMRIDPADIERTLERLPGVREAAVVPGDRGTGETELVAYLVRSPGGLDENGLRTGLLETLPRNMVPAHFVTIPRLPLSPHGKVDRTALAGAFRGRSAAPTTDGTTEGPR; from the coding sequence ATGATCCTTCAGGGAAGGCGGGTCGCCCTGCCCCCGGAGCCCGTCGTCCACCGGCGGTTCGAGGAGCACGCGGCAGCCACCCCCGACGCGGTGGCCGTCGTGCACGACGGCGCGCAGCTGACGTACGCCGAGCTGGACGCCGAGGCGAACCGGTTCGCCCACTTCCTCCTCGCGCGCGGACACGGCCGGGGCGCGAAGGTCGGCATCTGTCTCGACTACTCGGCCGACCTGCTCGTCGCCGTCCTCGGCACGCTGAAGGCGGGCGCGGCCTATGTGCCGCTCGACCCGGCCTATCCGGCGGCCCGGCTCGCCCTGCTGGCGGGCCGGGTGCCCGGTCTCGCCCTGATCGTGGCCTCCCCGGCGACCGCCGGCCCGGTCGCGGCGGCGGGCGCCGAGATCCTCGCCCCCGAGCGGCTCTCCGACCGTCTGGACGGCCTCCCGGCGGCCCGCCCGGACACGACCGTCACCGGGGACGACATCTGCTACGCCGTCTTCACCTCCGGCTCGACCGGGACCCCGAAACTGGCCGCCGTACGGCACGAGGGCTGGTTCAACCTGATGCACTGGCTGACGGCCGAATACGGCCTGCACAGCGGATCGGGCAACCTGGTCGTCAGCGCCTTCGGGTTCGACCTCTCCCAGCGCAGCCTGATGACACCGCTGTTCTGCGGCGCCACCCAGTACCTGATGGCGAGCCGGAACTTCGACGCCATGCTGGCGTACCGGATGCTGGCCGACCACGACATACGCATCGTCCACTGCGCCTCCAGCACGCTCTATCTGCTGGTGGACTGGGAGACGGCGCGCGGCGGCGACGCGCTGGCCCGGCTGGACTACGTGCTCTTCGGCGGGGAGCCGCTGAAGACCGAACGGATCACCGCCTGGGCCCGCCGCGAGGGCACCACCTGCACCCTGTTGCACCAGTACGGCGTCGCCGAGTGCACCGATGTCGCAACCTCGTACGACCTCTCCGGCCACCGCGGCGGCGACCGGGGGATCGCACCGGTCGGCAGACCGGCGTACAACACCGCGATCCACCTCGTCGACGAGGACCTGAACCCCGTTGCCGCGGGGGAGGCGGGCGAGATCTGCATCTCCGGGACCGGCGTCGGCGCGGGCTATCTGGGCGCCACCGGCCCCGAATCCGGGAAGTTCACGACCGTCCTGGTCGACGGCGCACCGCGCGGGCTCTACCGCACCGGCGACCGCGGCCGGGTGACCCCCGCCGGTGACCTCGTCGTCCTCGGCCGGATCGACTCCCAGGTGAAGGTGCGGGGCATGCGCATCGACCCGGCCGACATCGAACGCACGCTGGAGAGACTGCCCGGGGTCCGGGAAGCCGCCGTCGTGCCCGGCGACCGCGGCACGGGGGAGACCGAACTGGTCGCCTATCTCGTCCGATCCCCCGGCGGGCTCGACGAGAACGGCCTGCGCACCGGCCTCCTCGAAACACTGCCGCGGAATATGGTCCCCGCCCATTTCGTCACCATCCCGCGGCTTCCGCTGAGCCCGCACGGAAAAGTGGACCGCACGGCACTGGCCGGCGCATTCCGCGGCCGGTCCGCCGCCCCGACGACAGACGGAACAACGGAAGGACCGCGATGA
- a CDS encoding MbtH family protein: protein MSANPFDDEDGRFYIVVNDEEQHSLWPVFAEVPEGWRVAFGEASRAECLEYVEKNWTDLRPRSLREAMAAD from the coding sequence TTGAGCGCGAACCCCTTCGATGACGAGGACGGCCGCTTCTACATCGTGGTCAACGACGAGGAGCAGCACTCCCTGTGGCCGGTGTTCGCCGAGGTGCCCGAGGGCTGGCGCGTCGCCTTCGGCGAGGCGTCCAGGGCCGAGTGCCTGGAGTACGTCGAGAAGAACTGGACCGACCTGCGCCCCCGCAGCCTGCGGGAGGCCATGGCGGCGGACTGA